One genomic segment of Methanothermococcus okinawensis IH1 includes these proteins:
- a CDS encoding PLDc N-terminal domain-containing protein: MWISPMNMMMGNYWNFGFMFFGFWTVIKIIVFILVVVDIVKRDDLDILEKILWLLIVWFLGIIGAIIYYLLSKRR, translated from the coding sequence ATGTGGATTTCTCCGATGAATATGATGATGGGAAATTATTGGAATTTTGGTTTTATGTTTTTTGGATTTTGGACTGTAATAAAAATTATTGTATTTATATTGGTTGTTGTAGATATAGTTAAAAGAGATGATTTAGACATTCTTGAAAAAATTTTATGGCTGTTAATTGTTTGGTTTTTGGGAATAATTGGAGCTATAATTTATTACCTGCTGTCTAAACGAAGATAA
- the comA gene encoding phosphosulfolactate synthase translates to MNAFSFLDIEREKGITMVLDKGLSPDFINDYLKVCGEYINFIKFGWGTSAVQNRDIVKEKIRNYKRYGIKSYPGGTLFEVCFSRGMFDEYLNECKELGFEAVEISNGSMDLSLEDRKNAIKMAKDEGFIVLTEVGKKNIEKDKELSIMDRINLINEDLKVGADYVIIEGRESGKSIGLFDKEGNVKLSEFETLINNVPVEKIIFEAPNKNQQVEFILKVGNDVNLGNIAYNEVISLETLRRGLRGDTFGKIQ, encoded by the coding sequence ATGAATGCATTTAGTTTTTTAGATATTGAGAGAGAAAAAGGCATTACTATGGTATTGGATAAAGGATTATCCCCCGATTTTATAAATGATTACTTAAAAGTTTGTGGAGAGTATATAAACTTTATTAAATTTGGTTGGGGAACTAGTGCAGTTCAAAATAGGGATATTGTAAAAGAAAAGATAAGAAATTACAAAAGATATGGAATAAAATCATATCCCGGCGGAACCTTATTTGAGGTCTGTTTTTCAAGAGGAATGTTTGACGAATATTTAAATGAATGTAAGGAGCTCGGTTTTGAAGCTGTGGAAATATCCAATGGTTCTATGGATTTAAGTTTAGAAGATAGAAAAAATGCTATAAAAATGGCAAAAGATGAGGGATTTATCGTTTTAACAGAGGTTGGAAAAAAGAACATAGAAAAAGATAAAGAATTAAGCATAATGGATAGAATAAATCTGATAAATGAAGACCTAAAAGTAGGAGCTGATTATGTAATTATCGAAGGTAGAGAAAGCGGAAAATCCATTGGATTGTTTGATAAGGAAGGAAATGTAAAATTATCAGAATTTGAAACCTTAATTAACAATGTCCCAGTTGAAAAAATTATATTTGAAGCTCCAAATAAAAATCAGCAGGTTGAATTCATATTAAAAGTTGGAAATGATGTTAATTTAGGAAATATTGCATATAATGAAGTAATTTCATTGGAAACCCTTAGAAGAGGATTAAGGGGAGATACTTTTGGGAAAATACAGTAA
- the frhB gene encoding coenzyme F420 hydrogenase subunit beta — protein MDAFGNYKTIISARATDKKILKKSQDGGIVSSAFIYGLENNLLDGVIVADKGEGCKPVPKVATTPEEVLKAGGTKYTVCPNISVLKSAIREYGCEKLGVVGTPCQVIATRKAMKYPVGFRHMPDKIALIMGIFCMENFPYNGMKTIIEEHCGVKIDDVAKLDIGKGKFWVYTKWGEAKSIKLKETHPYEQKACHVCTDYTAELADISTGSVGSPDGWSSVFIRTSKGEEFFNKMVDEGYLETKPIDEGKFGLGILEKLALTKKTNNSKEIEHRKEIGLPVPY, from the coding sequence ATGGATGCTTTTGGAAATTATAAGACAATAATATCCGCAAGAGCTACGGATAAAAAGATATTAAAAAAATCCCAAGATGGTGGGATAGTATCTAGCGCATTTATATATGGGTTGGAAAATAACCTTTTAGATGGTGTAATAGTAGCAGATAAAGGTGAAGGTTGTAAGCCAGTTCCCAAGGTTGCCACAACACCAGAAGAGGTTTTAAAAGCAGGAGGAACAAAATATACAGTATGTCCAAATATAAGCGTTTTAAAAAGTGCTATTAGAGAATACGGCTGTGAAAAACTTGGAGTTGTAGGAACTCCATGTCAGGTAATAGCTACAAGAAAAGCCATGAAATATCCAGTAGGATTCAGACACATGCCAGATAAAATTGCATTGATTATGGGTATATTCTGTATGGAAAACTTCCCATATAATGGTATGAAAACCATAATTGAAGAACACTGCGGTGTAAAAATAGACGATGTTGCTAAATTGGATATAGGAAAAGGTAAATTCTGGGTATATACAAAATGGGGAGAGGCAAAATCTATAAAGTTAAAAGAAACCCATCCCTACGAACAAAAAGCATGCCATGTATGCACAGACTATACAGCAGAATTGGCAGATATCTCAACAGGTTCAGTAGGCAGTCCTGATGGTTGGAGCTCGGTATTTATAAGAACATCAAAAGGTGAAGAATTCTTCAACAAGATGGTTGATGAAGGATACTTAGAAACCAAACCAATAGATGAAGGTAAATTTGGTTTAGGAATCCTTGAAAAACTTGCATTAACTAAGAAAACTAATAATTCCAAAGAAATTGAACATAGAAAAGAGATAGGATTACCTGTTCCTTATTAA
- the truA gene encoding tRNA pseudouridine(38-40) synthase TruA, which produces MYILKVAYNKHHYGFQTQPHKETVCDKIMDALKECNYLANDKIIFCGGRTDKGVSAIGNFIVVELSQEPILSHIYSKLKNKGIWIFGYKKIDTIPEVKYRHYRYILPIIPHIDEYNIDLMIEASKKLIGEHSFHNLSKKDRTKEKSPIRTIYDIKIEKNLYYITIDVIGKSFLWNMVRKIITALSEVGKENKPVGWIDELLCENHKGGVPPAPAEGLILMEAKTDIEYIYDKYVLNRFRREWMENYKKTTMKLGVCRNMMEFI; this is translated from the coding sequence ATGTATATCTTAAAGGTAGCATATAACAAACACCATTATGGATTTCAAACTCAACCCCATAAAGAAACAGTTTGCGATAAAATAATGGATGCTTTAAAAGAATGTAATTATTTAGCAAATGACAAAATAATTTTTTGTGGAGGTAGAACCGATAAAGGCGTTTCTGCAATTGGAAATTTTATAGTTGTAGAATTAAGCCAAGAGCCGATTTTATCCCATATTTATTCAAAATTAAAAAATAAAGGAATATGGATATTTGGCTACAAAAAGATAGATACTATTCCTGAGGTAAAATATAGACATTATAGATATATATTGCCTATTATACCACATATCGATGAATACAACATTGATTTAATGATAGAAGCTTCAAAAAAACTTATAGGGGAACATTCATTCCATAACCTATCAAAAAAAGATAGAACAAAGGAAAAAAGCCCCATTAGGACAATATATGATATAAAAATTGAAAAAAATCTATACTATATTACAATTGATGTTATCGGCAAAAGTTTTCTGTGGAATATGGTAAGAAAGATAATCACTGCATTATCCGAAGTTGGAAAAGAAAATAAACCTGTGGGGTGGATAGATGAGCTCCTGTGTGAGAACCATAAAGGGGGTGTTCCACCCGCACCAGCAGAAGGGCTTATACTGATGGAAGCAAAAACTGATATAGAGTATATTTATGACAAATATGTATTAAATAGGTTTAGAAGGGAATGGATGGAAAACTACAAAAAAACAACCATGAAATTAGGAGTATGTAGAAATATGATGGAATTTATATAA
- a CDS encoding (Fe-S)-binding protein, whose amino-acid sequence MGVDKSDKLNKIIKLLPGYNCRACGYKRCDIFAEELLNGRTSLDKCPFLFREDFKQNMIELKELLKDVEYKEVKSEAEEEEKLVGVIDEYEADFLLDPLPNEHSCRETLMIADKKPLKIGDYIQYRPLGCPIPHFAKIIDENHGLYIVHIEGPCHRITGKEKEYINVGIAMVVAFEGIVIGKVPEVGHTVKFIPNHCMMQKVHSGVVVEVEGNRAYIEGIDLKVW is encoded by the coding sequence ATGGGCGTAGATAAATCGGATAAATTAAATAAAATAATAAAATTACTTCCAGGATATAATTGCAGAGCATGTGGTTATAAGCGATGCGATATTTTTGCAGAGGAACTTTTAAATGGTAGAACTTCATTGGATAAATGCCCATTTTTATTTAGAGAAGATTTTAAACAGAACATGATCGAGTTAAAAGAATTATTAAAAGATGTGGAATATAAAGAGGTAAAATCAGAAGCGGAAGAAGAAGAAAAACTCGTAGGGGTAATTGACGAATATGAAGCAGATTTTCTGTTAGACCCTTTACCTAATGAACATTCATGCAGGGAAACTTTAATGATTGCTGATAAAAAGCCTTTAAAAATTGGGGATTATATTCAATATAGGCCGTTGGGATGTCCGATACCGCATTTTGCTAAAATAATTGATGAAAATCATGGGTTGTATATAGTCCATATTGAAGGTCCATGCCATAGAATCACAGGAAAGGAAAAAGAATATATAAATGTAGGTATAGCCATGGTCGTGGCATTTGAAGGAATAGTTATTGGAAAGGTCCCAGAGGTAGGGCATACTGTTAAGTTTATACCAAATCACTGCATGATGCAGAAGGTTCATTCAGGTGTAGTTGTTGAAGTTGAGGGAAACAGGGCATATATTGAAGGTATTGATTTAAAAGTCTGGTAA
- the proS gene encoding proline--tRNA ligase — protein sequence MGETVENFSEWYGNILERAEIYDLRYPIKGCGVYLPYGFKIRKYAFEIIRNMLDETGHDEALFPMLIPEDLLAKEGEHIKGFEDEVYWVTHGGKTPLDVKLALRPTSETPIYYMMKLWIKVHTDLPIKVYQVVNTFRYETKHTRPLIRLREIMTFKEAHTAHATKEDAENQVKEAINIYKNFFDELGIPTIISKRPEWDKFPGAEYTMAFDTIFPDGKTMQIGTVHNLGQNFAKTFELEFETADGGKDYAYQTCYGISDRVIASIIALHGDEKGLILPPNVAPIQIVIIPLLFKGKEEIAMNKAEEVYNTLKEKGFRVKLDDRDIRPGRKFNDWELKGAPIRIELGPRDIENKKITLFRRDTGEKFQINEDDLLDGINNTMNSIMKTIKEKANERVNSFITIMDNKNNKNNNDIEALIDNVKEILAEKKGVVLIPYDKNLYNEEFEESIEASVLGITKCNGNEYIAVARTY from the coding sequence ATGGGTGAAACAGTGGAAAATTTCTCAGAATGGTATGGAAATATACTTGAAAGAGCGGAAATATATGATTTAAGATATCCAATAAAAGGATGTGGTGTTTATCTACCTTATGGGTTTAAAATAAGAAAATATGCATTTGAAATAATAAGAAACATGCTTGATGAAACAGGGCATGACGAAGCACTATTTCCTATGCTTATTCCAGAAGACCTTCTTGCAAAGGAAGGAGAGCATATAAAAGGATTTGAAGATGAGGTCTATTGGGTAACACATGGCGGAAAAACGCCTCTCGATGTAAAACTTGCTTTAAGACCTACATCTGAAACACCAATTTATTATATGATGAAGTTATGGATAAAGGTGCATACTGACCTTCCAATAAAAGTTTATCAAGTCGTAAATACATTTAGATATGAAACAAAGCACACAAGACCCCTCATTAGATTAAGAGAGATTATGACATTTAAGGAAGCTCATACAGCACATGCTACAAAGGAGGATGCTGAAAATCAGGTGAAGGAAGCAATAAACATATATAAAAATTTCTTTGATGAGCTCGGTATTCCAACAATTATATCAAAAAGACCAGAATGGGATAAATTTCCAGGTGCAGAATATACCATGGCATTTGATACCATATTCCCAGATGGAAAAACCATGCAAATTGGAACCGTCCATAATTTAGGGCAGAATTTTGCAAAAACCTTTGAGTTGGAATTCGAAACAGCCGATGGCGGTAAAGATTATGCCTATCAAACATGCTACGGTATATCCGATAGGGTGATTGCTTCAATTATAGCACTTCATGGAGATGAAAAAGGGCTTATACTTCCACCAAATGTAGCACCTATTCAAATAGTAATTATACCTCTTTTGTTTAAAGGAAAAGAAGAAATTGCAATGAATAAGGCAGAAGAGGTATATAACACCTTAAAAGAAAAAGGATTTAGGGTAAAACTTGATGATAGAGATATAAGACCAGGTAGGAAATTCAATGATTGGGAATTAAAAGGAGCCCCTATAAGAATTGAGTTAGGTCCAAGAGATATAGAAAATAAAAAGATTACATTATTCAGAAGAGATACTGGGGAAAAATTCCAAATAAATGAAGATGATTTATTAGATGGAATAAACAACACAATGAACTCCATAATGAAAACAATTAAAGAAAAAGCCAATGAAAGAGTAAATTCATTTATCACCATAATGGATAATAAAAATAATAAAAATAATAATGATATCGAAGCTCTTATAGACAATGTAAAAGAAATACTTGCGGAGAAGAAGGGGGTGGTTTTAATACCTTATGATAAAAACTTATACAATGAAGAGTTTGAAGAATCAATAGAAGCCTCTGTTCTTGGAATCACCAAATGCAATGGTAATGAATATATTGCAGTTGCAAGAACCTATTGA
- the tdt gene encoding TDT family transporter, which translates to MLEACESKWDIIKNFIPSWFAAIMGTGILAITSHMYAMYLPILNTVAVYLVYFNVFLFILFSIPWTLRWIIFPKNAKADLNHPVLSAFYPTFAVSMLVLASDFFTILHNIYWSKIFWILGALSMIVFSIIVPFQMFKSENIKLDHVNPGWYIPPVGLIVIPIAGGLLAPHFTGLLHELAVITNFFGWGAGFFLYLAILAIVFYRFMLHHPLPSTLAPTVWINLGPIGAGIIALINIVHNTPIIHIKDPYYIFSFIFWGFGLWWAIMAIVMTLHYIKNLKLPYGMPWWAFIFPLGAYVGSTYYIYNLFHYNIVNYIGFGLYWLLFFFWAITLIKTAISTYHGYPFKGH; encoded by the coding sequence ATGCTAGAGGCATGCGAATCGAAATGGGATATAATAAAGAATTTCATACCATCATGGTTTGCAGCGATAATGGGAACAGGTATATTGGCAATTACAAGTCATATGTATGCCATGTATTTGCCCATACTAAATACAGTTGCTGTATATCTTGTTTATTTTAATGTATTTCTGTTTATACTATTTAGCATACCTTGGACATTGAGATGGATAATATTTCCAAAAAATGCAAAAGCAGATTTAAATCATCCAGTATTATCTGCATTTTACCCAACATTTGCTGTTAGTATGTTAGTTCTTGCATCGGATTTTTTTACAATCCTCCACAACATATATTGGTCTAAAATATTTTGGATACTTGGAGCTCTGTCTATGATTGTATTTAGTATAATTGTTCCATTCCAAATGTTTAAATCTGAAAATATAAAATTAGACCATGTAAATCCCGGATGGTATATTCCTCCTGTTGGTTTAATAGTTATTCCTATTGCAGGTGGATTATTGGCACCCCATTTTACAGGATTGCTCCATGAATTAGCCGTTATTACAAATTTCTTTGGATGGGGAGCAGGATTTTTCTTATACTTGGCTATATTGGCAATTGTATTTTATAGATTTATGCTTCACCATCCACTACCCTCAACCCTTGCTCCGACTGTATGGATTAATTTAGGTCCAATAGGTGCAGGTATTATTGCATTGATAAATATTGTTCATAATACTCCAATAATACATATTAAAGACCCATACTATATCTTTTCATTTATATTTTGGGGATTTGGACTTTGGTGGGCTATAATGGCAATAGTTATGACATTGCACTATATTAAAAACTTAAAACTCCCATATGGCATGCCTTGGTGGGCATTTATCTTCCCTCTTGGTGCCTATGTTGGCTCAACATATTACATATATAATTTATTCCACTACAATATAGTAAATTATATAGGATTTGGTTTATATTGGCTATTGTTCTTTTTCTGGGCAATTACCCTTATAAAAACTGCAATATCAACATATCATGGATATCCATTTAAAGGGCACTAA
- a CDS encoding GTP-binding protein — protein MKISIVAGTPGAGKTSVLIHTIKNLMNAGYNPAVVKIDCLYTDDDIRYGKLGIPTLIGLSKDMCPDHFAIYNLEEMVEWAKNQDKDIDTLIIETAGLCHRCAPYTKNSLGICVIDATSGPNTPRKVGPFLTSADVVAITKGDIISQAEREVFRERILEMNPNCRIYDVNGLSGQGCGEIADEIAETEPLNSLENEELRHNAPLCICTLCVGETRVSKKYHRGVLRRIDGFTKYTGE, from the coding sequence ATAAAAATAAGTATAGTGGCAGGAACTCCCGGAGCAGGAAAAACTTCTGTATTAATACATACAATTAAAAATCTTATGAATGCAGGATATAATCCAGCGGTTGTTAAAATTGACTGTCTTTATACAGATGATGACATAAGATATGGTAAATTAGGTATTCCCACGCTTATAGGACTTAGTAAAGATATGTGTCCAGACCATTTTGCAATATATAATTTGGAAGAGATGGTTGAATGGGCAAAAAATCAGGACAAAGATATAGACACACTTATAATTGAAACCGCAGGATTGTGCCATAGATGTGCCCCATATACAAAAAACAGCCTTGGAATCTGTGTGATAGATGCAACATCTGGACCAAATACACCGAGAAAGGTAGGCCCATTTTTAACAAGTGCCGATGTTGTAGCAATTACGAAAGGGGATATAATTTCTCAGGCAGAAAGAGAAGTATTTAGAGAAAGAATTTTGGAAATGAACCCTAATTGTAGAATATATGATGTAAATGGATTAAGTGGACAAGGTTGCGGGGAGATAGCCGATGAAATAGCTGAAACAGAACCACTGAATAGCTTAGAAAATGAAGAATTAAGACATAATGCTCCATTATGCATTTGTACCCTTTGTGTTGGAGAAACGAGAGTTTCAAAGAAATACCACAGAGGGGTATTAAGAAGAATCGATGGATTTACAAAATATACAGGGGAATGA
- a CDS encoding endonuclease dU codes for MVMYIKDEVGVIGIDDAPFNRNDKEALLIGTYYRGNKIIDGIYFKKIHRDGMDSTEKIIEMIMGKHKTKINVIFLDGVTFGGFNIANLYEINEKTNIPVVAVIDRMPNRQKMMDALKKHFEDYEKRIYLLKSFPEPEKISDIYVQYVGIEKELLKMIIQKTRLKSKIPECLRISHLIGRGFLEL; via the coding sequence ATGGTAATGTATATTAAAGACGAAGTTGGAGTAATAGGTATAGATGATGCCCCATTTAATAGAAACGATAAAGAAGCCCTATTAATTGGGACTTATTATCGAGGAAATAAGATAATAGATGGCATTTACTTTAAAAAAATACACAGAGATGGAATGGATTCAACAGAAAAGATTATTGAAATGATCATGGGAAAACATAAAACAAAGATAAATGTTATATTCTTGGACGGCGTTACATTTGGAGGATTTAACATAGCAAACCTATATGAAATAAATGAAAAAACCAATATCCCTGTGGTTGCAGTTATTGACAGGATGCCCAATCGACAAAAAATGATGGATGCTTTAAAAAAACATTTTGAGGACTATGAAAAAAGAATCTACCTTTTAAAATCATTCCCAGAGCCTGAAAAAATTAGTGATATATATGTTCAGTATGTCGGTATAGAGAAGGAGCTCCTAAAAATGATAATACAAAAAACAAGATTAAAAAGCAAAATTCCAGAATGTTTAAGAATATCCCACTTAATAGGAAGAGGATTTTTGGAGTTATAA
- a CDS encoding ATP-binding cassette domain-containing protein, which translates to MDINEITIIGGYNKFGEAEAVKELTVKKGEIFGVVGPTGSGKSNLISDIEQLAQGDTLSRRKILINGEVPPVDMRRDPRKRRIAQLSQNMNFLADMTVEEFLLMHAKSRGIEKEGIVDEIINLANKLTGEPIKKEYNLTILSGGQSRSLMVADVAVISDSPIVLIDEIENAGIKKHEALELLAGYGKIVMVITHDPVLALMTDRRVVMKNGGMTEIIETSEEEKEVSKKLNCIDNWMLSMREKIRYGDRLALEDIKFTV; encoded by the coding sequence ATGGATATAAACGAAATTACAATAATAGGTGGATACAACAAATTTGGAGAGGCAGAGGCAGTTAAAGAATTAACTGTAAAAAAAGGAGAAATATTTGGTGTTGTAGGTCCAACAGGTAGTGGTAAATCTAATTTAATAAGTGATATTGAGCAGTTAGCACAGGGAGATACTCTTTCAAGAAGAAAAATATTGATAAACGGGGAAGTTCCGCCGGTTGATATGAGAAGAGACCCAAGAAAAAGAAGAATAGCTCAATTATCACAAAATATGAATTTTTTAGCAGACATGACTGTTGAAGAATTCCTATTGATGCATGCAAAAAGTAGAGGCATAGAAAAAGAAGGAATAGTGGATGAAATAATAAATTTAGCCAATAAATTGACAGGAGAGCCGATTAAAAAGGAATATAATTTAACCATATTGAGCGGTGGCCAGTCAAGAAGTTTAATGGTTGCAGATGTGGCTGTTATAAGTGATTCTCCTATCGTGTTAATTGATGAAATAGAAAATGCAGGTATTAAAAAACATGAAGCCTTAGAGCTCTTAGCAGGTTATGGAAAAATTGTAATGGTTATTACCCACGACCCAGTTTTAGCACTTATGACAGATAGAAGGGTTGTAATGAAAAACGGAGGAATGACCGAAATTATAGAAACCTCTGAGGAAGAAAAGGAGGTTTCAAAGAAATTAAATTGTATAGATAATTGGATGTTATCAATGAGAGAAAAAATAAGATATGGCGATAGACTGGCATTGGAAGATATAAAATTTACCGTATAA
- the frhD gene encoding coenzyme F420-reducing hydrogenase, FrhD protein — MPNYLNKEILVLGCGNILFGDDGFGYTVINELNKMKENNPILNSNKIELIDAGTGASHFILSLIDENTPIRKIVIVDAIDYGLKAGELIKLYPKDLPEIEKYQADAHNMPLAGMLNELSENYNIDIVVIGCQIKNMPAPDICLELSEEVKKSVDKAVNMVLDELAVE, encoded by the coding sequence ATGCCTAACTATTTAAATAAAGAAATTTTAGTCCTTGGATGTGGAAATATATTATTTGGAGACGATGGATTTGGATATACTGTAATAAATGAATTAAATAAAATGAAAGAAAATAATCCAATTTTGAACTCCAATAAAATAGAACTAATAGATGCAGGAACTGGTGCATCTCACTTTATATTATCTTTAATTGATGAGAATACGCCAATAAGAAAGATAGTGATAGTAGATGCAATAGATTATGGATTAAAGGCTGGAGAATTGATAAAACTTTATCCTAAGGATTTACCCGAAATTGAAAAATATCAAGCAGATGCCCATAATATGCCACTTGCAGGAATGTTAAATGAGCTCAGTGAAAATTATAATATTGATATAGTGGTTATAGGATGCCAAATAAAAAACATGCCTGCACCAGATATATGTCTTGAACTATCAGAAGAAGTAAAAAAATCAGTTGATAAGGCAGTAAATATGGTGTTGGACGAATTAGCAGTTGAATGA
- the frhG gene encoding coenzyme F420 hydrogenase subunit gamma: MVRVAHIHMSGCTGCLISLTDTYEKLLDILGSIDLVYSLTLMDEKTEINETDEKILIERKIPDNIDIALVEGAVCLDDEHSIKDILETRKKAKIVVALGACAATGGVLRYSRGGQMSKPAHASYVAVGDVIKVDLAIPGCPPSPETIVKVIILAINGDTKYLQPFAEFAQNSTEACGCDLITNVVNKSLCMGCGSCASACPTRAIEMVEGRPNILNEVCIKCGACSFQCPRIRIPEQVKEIEQ; encoded by the coding sequence ATGGTAAGGGTGGCACACATTCACATGAGTGGATGTACTGGATGTTTAATATCATTAACTGATACCTATGAAAAGCTTTTGGATATATTGGGAAGTATAGATTTAGTTTATTCATTGACTTTGATGGATGAAAAAACAGAGATAAATGAAACCGATGAAAAAATATTGATTGAAAGAAAAATTCCTGATAATATAGATATTGCACTTGTGGAAGGTGCGGTTTGTTTGGATGATGAACATTCTATAAAGGATATTCTCGAAACAAGAAAAAAGGCAAAGATTGTAGTTGCATTGGGAGCATGTGCAGCAACTGGTGGAGTTTTAAGATATAGTAGGGGAGGACAGATGTCAAAACCAGCTCATGCCTCGTATGTTGCTGTTGGAGATGTGATAAAAGTTGATTTGGCAATTCCTGGATGTCCTCCATCACCAGAAACAATAGTTAAGGTAATTATATTGGCAATAAATGGAGATACAAAATATTTACAACCATTTGCAGAGTTTGCTCAGAATAGCACAGAAGCCTGTGGATGTGATTTAATTACAAATGTAGTAAATAAATCCCTCTGCATGGGATGTGGTTCCTGTGCCTCTGCATGTCCAACAAGAGCTATTGAAATGGTTGAAGGAAGACCTAATATTTTAAATGAAGTATGTATAAAATGTGGAGCATGTTCATTCCAATGCCCAAGAATAAGAATTCCAGAACAGGTTAAAGAGATAGAACAATAA
- the larC gene encoding nickel pincer cofactor biosynthesis protein LarC — MKTLIIDPKISGISGDMFISALIDLTDDIDSLYELTSVINNLENCKKFEVNIKEEKINGIMAKKLYIDIIEDRFHHPEDLKNAIAEVSNNLKLSNRAKSITNNIINDLIYAEKKLHKTNFHLHEVASLDTIFDVVGSIMLLEKNGFLNGKIYSTPPVLGGGYTKMEHGILSIPAPATLEILCKHGIKYSNPPYATKFEHTTPTGIAILSNIVDEIVDNFPPMIPIKVGYGGGSKTLKEVPNILRVVEGKINEDIMEKNMVVLETNVDDISGEVIGALFEKLLNEGAKEVFVVNGIGKKNRPTNIISVITDYATSEKFAKMLMEETGTLGVRIKGIDRIKAERIKKTYFININGKEFKCDVKISSIDDKIINIKPEYEDAKKIAEELNIPLRKVLKILDNKITHITGNEIVK, encoded by the coding sequence ATGAAAACTCTAATTATAGACCCTAAAATATCAGGAATATCTGGTGATATGTTTATATCCGCACTTATTGATTTAACGGATGATATCGATTCGTTATATGAGCTCACCTCTGTCATCAACAATTTGGAAAACTGCAAAAAATTTGAAGTAAATATTAAAGAAGAAAAAATAAACGGCATAATGGCAAAAAAGCTTTATATAGATATAATTGAGGATAGATTTCACCATCCAGAAGATTTAAAAAATGCTATTGCAGAAGTTTCAAACAATTTAAAATTATCCAATAGGGCAAAAAGTATAACAAACAATATTATAAATGATTTAATATATGCTGAAAAAAAGCTCCATAAAACTAATTTCCACCTTCACGAAGTGGCATCTCTTGATACTATTTTTGATGTTGTTGGAAGTATAATGCTACTTGAAAAAAACGGGTTTTTAAATGGGAAAATATACTCTACACCCCCAGTTCTTGGTGGAGGTTACACTAAGATGGAACATGGTATATTATCGATTCCTGCACCTGCTACCCTTGAAATATTATGCAAACATGGTATAAAATACTCCAATCCTCCTTATGCCACTAAATTTGAACACACCACACCTACGGGCATTGCCATACTCTCCAATATAGTTGATGAAATTGTAGATAACTTTCCACCTATGATACCTATAAAAGTTGGATATGGCGGAGGCTCAAAGACATTAAAAGAAGTCCCAAATATTTTAAGGGTTGTTGAGGGAAAAATAAATGAAGATATAATGGAAAAAAATATGGTTGTGCTTGAAACCAATGTGGATGATATATCCGGTGAGGTTATAGGAGCTCTGTTTGAAAAATTACTAAATGAAGGGGCAAAAGAGGTGTTTGTTGTAAATGGTATTGGAAAGAAAAACCGACCTACCAATATTATTTCTGTAATTACAGATTATGCAACTTCTGAAAAATTCGCAAAAATGCTTATGGAAGAAACTGGAACATTGGGGGTAAGGATAAAAGGAATAGATAGAATAAAAGCAGAACGAATTAAAAAAACCTATTTTATTAACATAAATGGTAAAGAATTTAAATGTGATGTAAAAATATCCTCCATTGATGATAAAATAATAAATATAAAGCCCGAATATGAAGATGCCAAAAAAATAGCAGAAGAATTAAATATACCACTTAGAAAGGTTTTGAAAATATTGGATAATAAAATAACACACATAACTGGTAATGAAATCGTAAAATAA